A stretch of the Proteus sp. ZN5 genome encodes the following:
- a CDS encoding fimbrial protein produces the protein MMKFNKNKYLTILNTMGVLFFVSSVSFAFDDVVKPKVLKGNASLVGSIIASPCSIEMEDRYQYIQFGDISLSAIDNKVKRENLRKKFYIRLSSCVSQYSNTDKKALNIQFNGLEANNDSIFSMSGSSNGLGFYILDEDENIITPNKPYYIDHLIYHTKDAKREPILNYQIELAFTNQIIEAGKHSAFVYFSIDYK, from the coding sequence ATGATGAAATTTAATAAAAATAAGTATCTGACTATTTTAAATACGATGGGAGTACTATTTTTTGTATCATCAGTCTCTTTTGCTTTTGATGACGTGGTAAAACCCAAAGTTCTCAAAGGCAATGCATCATTAGTTGGCTCAATTATAGCATCGCCTTGCTCTATTGAAATGGAAGATCGTTACCAATATATCCAATTTGGAGATATATCGTTATCTGCCATTGATAATAAAGTAAAGAGAGAAAATTTAAGAAAGAAATTTTATATAAGATTATCGAGTTGTGTTAGTCAATATAGTAATACAGATAAGAAAGCATTAAATATTCAATTTAATGGATTAGAAGCTAATAATGATTCTATATTTTCGATGTCTGGAAGCTCTAATGGATTAGGTTTTTATATTTTAGATGAAGATGAGAATATAATTACCCCTAATAAGCCTTATTATATTGATCATCTTATATATCATACTAAAGATGCAAAAAGAGAACCTATATTAAATTATCAAATTGAGCTTGCTTTTACTAATCAAATAATAGAAGCAGGAAAACACTCTGCATTTGTGTATTTTTCAATCGATTATAAATAG
- a CDS encoding fimbrial protein, with the protein MTFKKLSIVGAAVALSLASFGSIADNNGVVNFVGSVVDSPCNIADESLNQTVKFGEISRVFLEQGNERERAFTIKLEQCNFDKFKKDENGDWLPVKTMKIQFDGRSYADATNTLLATDRTKANNVGIAIDTYKFGEATDILAKMRNKQGTNVLEFTALAKAVDASKEVKEGEFSAIADFRISYE; encoded by the coding sequence ATGACATTTAAGAAATTAAGCATCGTTGGCGCTGCTGTTGCATTATCTTTAGCATCTTTCGGTTCTATTGCTGATAATAATGGCGTAGTTAACTTCGTTGGTTCAGTTGTTGATTCTCCATGTAACATCGCTGACGAAAGTTTAAATCAAACAGTTAAATTTGGTGAGATTTCTCGTGTGTTCTTAGAGCAAGGTAATGAAAGAGAAAGAGCATTCACTATTAAATTAGAACAATGTAACTTCGACAAATTCAAAAAAGACGAAAATGGCGACTGGTTACCTGTTAAAACTATGAAAATCCAATTTGACGGACGTTCATATGCAGATGCAACAAATACACTATTAGCAACTGACAGAACTAAAGCTAACAACGTTGGTATCGCTATCGATACTTACAAATTTGGCGAAGCTACTGATATCTTAGCTAAAATGCGTAACAAACAAGGTACTAACGTACTTGAATTCACTGCTTTAGCTAAAGCTGTTGATGCATCTAAAGAAGTTAAAGAAGGCGAATTCTCTGCTATCGCTGACTTCCGTATTTCATACGAATAA